The Streptomyces rubradiris genomic sequence GCTCGTGCCAGTAGCCGGCCGTGGGCCAGCGTGGAACCGCGCAGACCTCGCCGACCTCGCCGACGGGCAGTACCGCGCCGGTGTCGGGGTGCCGGATGCTGAGCGCCTCTGGGTTGACCGGCCGGCCCGCGCTGGAGCAGGCGCGCAGGTCGTCGTGGTCGCCGGGGGGGAGCATGGTGAGCACTCCGGTCTCGGTCGTGCCGTAGACCTGGATCAGTACGGGGCCGAAGATTTCCCGGGCCTTGCGCAGCTTGAGCGGTGCCCCGGGGCTGCCGGTGTAGATCAGCTCGGTCAGGCTGGACAGGTCGGTGGCCGCCCGGTCCGGGTGCTCGGCCAGTGCGTACACCTGCGGGGTGCCGAGGATGAGCCGGCCGATGCGGTGCTGCGCGATCGCGTGGAGCACGGCCGCGGCGTCGAAGCCGGGATGCAGGACGACCATGCCGCCGGTGATGAGCGTGTCGTCCGCGGCGAACCCGCTGGAATGGGTGAGCGGTGCGGTGATCAGGACGTTCGTCCGGCTGCTGCGGTCGATGGCCGATGCGGCCATGTCGTTCTTGACGCCGAAGGGCCAGCAGACACCCTTCGGCAGGCCGCTCGCCCCACTGGTCTGGGTGATCACCGCGAGGTCGCTGTCGGTGATGTCCGGGCACGGGCCTACTCCGTCACCGCAGCCGGCGGTCAAATCCACCGTGTCCGGCTGTCCTGCGCCCAGTACGGCCAGGACCGGCCGACCGGTCGCGTTCACCAGCAGCTCCCGTGCCCGTGCCTCGTTGGCCGGGTCGACCGCCAGCATCCGGGCGCCGACATCCGAGACGATGGCGCGCTGCAAGTCCATGCGCAACTCGTCGTCAGGCACCACCGCATTCATCCCACGCACATGTGCGGCGGTCGCCCCCACCAGGTTGGCCGCCCACCGCAGGATCAGTGTGGCCGCGGTGTTGGGCTCGGTCAGGATGCAGACGACGTCACCGCGGCCGACGCCGTGGCGGCCCATCGCGGCCGCGGCCCGGCGAACGGCGTCGGCCAGCTCCCCGGCGGAGAAGGGGACGTCCCCGCTGACCATGGCAGGGCGATCCGGATCGGCATCGAAATGAGTCAGCAGCTGCTGAACATAATGCACATGCGTGGTACTCATGACCCGGTTTCGCCTTCCTGTCCAAGACAATGCGATGTCCAGTGGTCGAGTGAGACGAACCGCAGGCTAAACCGGCGGGCACCGAGGGCCCCATACCTCACATTGACGGCACGTGGTCGCCGCGAAAGAGCCGGCCCCGGCCTGCCCGGGAAGGCTGAACGGCTCAGGCCGCGGGGCGCAGCCAGCGGTCGACCCGGGTACGCAGGCCGGCCGGGAAGATGTCTTTGCGCAGGAGGCCGTGCACGCCCTTGGGCGGCAGGGGGACATCGACGTGGTGGACCTCGCTCTGGTCCGCGTACTGGGTGATCCGGAAGCTCGCGGCCATGCTGCACAGTGCGTGGGCCTCGGCGCGGGTGACGCCGGACGCCGCGCTGAACCAGCTGATCAGTCCGCGCAGGCAGTCGACCAGTGCGGCCTCCAGGCTGTCAGCCAGTCCGATGCCGATCCAGTGCGTGTCGGTCTCGGCCAGCGGCCGGGTCAGGCCCACGTTCTTGTGGAGGTCGTACCGCATCCGCAAGCGCTCGGCCGTGGACTTCAGGCCGGTCTGGTCGACCAGTCCGTCGCCCTGCAGGGCGTGAATGTCACCGATCCAGATCCGGGCCCCCGGCTTGGCCACGGGAAGGAACAGCGAGGAGCCCACGGTGAGTTCGGGGAGGGCCAGGTTGCCGCCGTGGTCGCCACCGATCAGCGCGCTTGTCTGCTCGTCGCCCGGCGGTTCGACCGCGATGATGCCGGCGAACGGGTCGAGCGGCAGCGAGATGCCGTGAACGTAGTCGGCCCGGGTGCGGGTCCGGTCGAACCGGAAGTCGTGGAAGTACGGCTCGTCGAAGTCGTACGGCAGCGCGCCGGCCCGGGTGGGGAAGGCGTTGCCGCCCCAGTCGCTCAGCCGCAGTTCCGTCAGCCGGCACTCGACGACGTCGCCCGGTTCGGCACCGGTCACCTCGACCGGGCCGACGATCTGGAACGGGCAGCCCGGGTACTCCTGGCGCAGCCGCGCACGGTCGGCCGGGGACGAGCCGTACCGCAGCTGGTTCTGCCAGTTGGTCCAGGTGTCGGGGTAGAGAACCTCGTCGCCGGACTCGATCCTGGCTGCCGACGCAGCGCCGGGATCGAGGACGCCCGGCCGGACCGTGGCCAATGTGGACTGAACCGTATGCATCGTCACGGCCGCAACGCTAGGCAGCCGCAGATGAGCCAGGCAAGGAAGTCCGGGCGTCACCGGGCAAGACTGTCAACGTGACTGGTGAAGGTGCACCGCGGACTTCCGGCCAGGAGGCCATCGAAGCGGTGCGGACCCCCTGAGGGGGGATCAGCACCGCTCCTGCCTTGGCGTGTTCCGCCGGCCGCTACATCCGGTGCCGGAAGGTGATCCGGCCACGGGTCAGGTCATACGGGCTCAACTCGACCGTCACCGTGTCCTGCGGCAGGATCTTGATGTAGTGCTTGCGGAGCTTCCCGCTGATGTGTGCGAGTACCTTGTGACCGTTCTCGAGTTCAACCCAGAACTTGGCGTCTTTCAGGGACTCGACGATGGTACCGACAACCTCGATACCTCGATTTACTTTTGCCACGTCAGCTCCAAGGTGTTGCTCTCACGGCGGGCTCCGACGCTTTCCAACAGGCTGATCGTCGCGGTGTCGGTCTCGTCGACGTCGATCGTCGCGAGACCGAACTCGCGAGTGTGCAGAGCGTCCAGCGCGTGGACCAGCAGCGCCCTGCCGATGCCACGGCGGCGCTGGTCGGCGCGGACCTCGATGGAGCGAATCCGCGCGATCCGCGGCCTCCCGTTGTCCCGCATCGACGGCGAAATCCGGATCACACCGACTTCGACCCCCTCGACTTCGGCGCGGGACTCCTCCGCGCCGCCGGTCAACGTCACCCCCGCCGGGGGCGACACGGCGGGCTGCGCTTCGCCGGGCACCAGCAGGTACTGCCGCTCACTTCGGTGAGGGGTGAAGCCGGCCCGCCGCCAGTTCGAGATCGTGTCCGCGTCGTCGGCGTCGACCAGCGTGTAGAGCGGCGCCGGCAGTTCCGCCAGCATGGCGGCGGCCAGCCGGTCGAAGGCTGTGTCGTGCCATGCGTCGATGCTGATGTACAGTCGCCCGTCGGGCCTGCGCCCCGTGTCGCCACTGCCGACAACCAAGTCGCCGTCGCTGGCGTGCCACTGGTCTTCGGCGACCCGCGTGATCACGGGGTCTGGGGTGGGATGCTTAAGGTTGATGGCTGTCGCCTTCCAGGAGTGCCTCTGGTGCGCTCCCGCGACATCTACATCAGTCGCCTGCCGTGACCAATAGGGGGAGCACCCGGGTAATCGAACGAACATTCACGGGTCTCACCTCCTACAGGGTCTGTCACGGCCTGGAGTGAACATTACCAGACGGACGTCGTCACGCCCAACTGCGAGGGCGGAGAACCCTGCAGACAAGCCGCACCCTGCCGCGAAGGCCACGAGGCTGAGGGATGCCCAGCCGGCACGGCCGCTCCTAGCCTCCGCATGTAGGCAGAAGGCTTTTTGGTGCCCGATGAGGTTTCGCTCCACGAGAGGATGCGTGATTCCGTGCGCGCCGAGCTGATCAGAGCGCTCCCCCTGGTGTTGCGGGAGCACGCGGACAACTTCGGTGGGAAGGTCGCCTTCGAGGACGCGGAGCGGGCGGTCACGTACGCCGATCTGGAGGCGCGGACCCGGCGGCTGGCCGGGCATCTGGCGGGACTCGGTGTGCGGCGCGGCGATCGGGTGATGATCTGCCTGCGCAACAGCGTGGAGATGCTGGAGAGTTACCTCGCGATCCTTCGCGCGGACGCGATCGGGGTGCCGGTCAACCCCGCGTCCACCGACTTCGAACTGGACTATCTCCTGGCCGACAGCGAGGCGGCCGTCGTCATCACCGACCCCGTGCACGTGGCCGGCTTCCTGCGCTCGCCGTCCCTGCCCCGCGGCGCCAGGCT encodes the following:
- a CDS encoding GNAT family N-acetyltransferase, with the translated sequence MITRVAEDQWHASDGDLVVGSGDTGRRPDGRLYISIDAWHDTAFDRLAAAMLAELPAPLYTLVDADDADTISNWRRAGFTPHRSERQYLLVPGEAQPAVSPPAGVTLTGGAEESRAEVEGVEVGVIRISPSMRDNGRPRIARIRSIEVRADQRRRGIGRALLVHALDALHTREFGLATIDVDETDTATISLLESVGARRESNTLELTWQK
- a CDS encoding acetamidase/formamidase family protein, whose protein sequence is MHTVQSTLATVRPGVLDPGAASAARIESGDEVLYPDTWTNWQNQLRYGSSPADRARLRQEYPGCPFQIVGPVEVTGAEPGDVVECRLTELRLSDWGGNAFPTRAGALPYDFDEPYFHDFRFDRTRTRADYVHGISLPLDPFAGIIAVEPPGDEQTSALIGGDHGGNLALPELTVGSSLFLPVAKPGARIWIGDIHALQGDGLVDQTGLKSTAERLRMRYDLHKNVGLTRPLAETDTHWIGIGLADSLEAALVDCLRGLISWFSAASGVTRAEAHALCSMAASFRITQYADQSEVHHVDVPLPPKGVHGLLRKDIFPAGLRTRVDRWLRPAA
- a CDS encoding ANL family adenylate-forming protein, with the translated sequence MSTTHVHYVQQLLTHFDADPDRPAMVSGDVPFSAGELADAVRRAAAAMGRHGVGRGDVVCILTEPNTAATLILRWAANLVGATAAHVRGMNAVVPDDELRMDLQRAIVSDVGARMLAVDPANEARARELLVNATGRPVLAVLGAGQPDTVDLTAGCGDGVGPCPDITDSDLAVITQTSGASGLPKGVCWPFGVKNDMAASAIDRSSRTNVLITAPLTHSSGFAADDTLITGGMVVLHPGFDAAAVLHAIAQHRIGRLILGTPQVYALAEHPDRAATDLSSLTELIYTGSPGAPLKLRKAREIFGPVLIQVYGTTETGVLTMLPPGDHDDLRACSSAGRPVNPEALSIRHPDTGAVLPVGEVGEVCAVPRWPTAGYWHEPALTAALVRDGWVRTGDLGHLDTDGYLHLTGRLANMMKVKGIRIHPEQVEKVLRQAPGVSQAAVCGVEDADRVEHIYAAVVPEPGADPDPRELRRHVAEALSDTYVPRLIDIRRKLPTTGWDKPDRVRLRADARAALTRPAPQA
- the infA gene encoding translation initiation factor IF-1, yielding MAKVNRGIEVVGTIVESLKDAKFWVELENGHKVLAHISGKLRKHYIKILPQDTVTVELSPYDLTRGRITFRHRM